TAGTTGCTGATTTTATTGCCTTGACAGAGAACTGCGAATTCGCGCGTTATGCACCTGCTTCAAGTACGTCAATTCAAAATGATTTTGATAAGGCTGTAGAGATAATTTCAGAATTGGAAAAACAGATTTAACGGATAACGAAATGAAACATTTAGTCTATATAATAGTATTCATCACTTCTTTTGGATTTGCTCAAAGCGGATTCGAAAAAGGGAATGTTTTGTATCAAAAAGGGCAATACGAACAAGCGATTCAGGCCTACGAAAGCGTATTGGATTCGCATCAGCAATCTGCCGAATTGTATTTCAATTTAGGGAATTGTTACTACAAATTGCACCAAGTAGCGCCGTCGATCTACAATTATGAGAAAGCCTTAGTCTTGTCTCCCGATGATGTAGACATCACAAACAACTTGAAATTCGCACATAAATTAACCATCGATGAGGTAAAAGAAGTGCCCAAAGTAGGCTTTGCCAAATTGCTTCGAGATTTTACGGGAATGTATCATTTCAATACCTGGGCGTGTATTTCGATCGTTTTTGGATTCTTGTTTTTAGGCTTTTTTATTGGCTATTATTTTTCGCCTGCCACCCTCTACAAACGCATTTTCTTTATTGGGATGTTTCTGTGGTTAATCTTCCTATTCCTAAGTATAGGTGCCGGGATATTTGAAAAAAATCATTTTATAAACGAACGACCAGCTATCGTTTTTGCTGAAGTATCAGAGGTAAAAAGTGAACCGCAAAAAGGGAGCCCCGCCACTTTTATTTTACACGAAGGAACCAAAGTTTTTGTGGAGGAAACTTTGGGTAAGTGGAAAAAAATTGAACTTACTGATGGCACGGAAGGGTGGATTGAAAACGAAGCCATTAGAGAGGTGAAATAGAAAAGCAGGGTTATTTAGCCGTCGCTTTTTGGTATAATTTCTGAATAGAAGGAAACACAAAATCAGCAGTTTTTTGAATCGGATTAAAGAAAATAGAGCGATCTAAAGTTTCTTTTTTGGCCAAAAAATGATTGTAGTTGATTTTCTCAAAAACACTAAATAGAATACTCACAATTAAAACCGTTTTCAGCACTCTAAAAAAACCTCCCCCTGCTTTATTTATCCATCCCAAATAAGCAAAACTGGCAAACTTAGTCAAGAACTTTCCGGCTAAAGACACGCTAATAATTACGACTAAAAAAGTACCAATAAAAGCAATGATCTGGATGGTATACGGATTCCATTTTAATACACCTGCTAAAGCGGTTTTAGCCATAGATGAAAATTGAAAAGCCAAATAAATTCCAACAATTAAAGAAAAAAAGGAAGCCAGTTCCACAAAAAGTCCATTTTGAATTCCTTTAAACGCGGCATATACCAATAACGCCCCAATAATTATGTCTAAAAATCCCATAGTTGTATTGTTTATAAGCGCAAATATAAAAGAATTGAGAATAGGCTGTTGTCAATTTTCTCTTCTTATCTTTGCAACTCCAATTTTGGTTTCGTTTTACAATTTGTAATTCGTAAATCGTAAATCGCACATCCAATGTCAAGAGACGCACAATTGAAAGAACGCTGGGAACAGCTTGTAACTATATTATCCGATCGGTTTTCGCAAGGCGAAGATTTGGATTTGGATGCCATCATTTACTTAATAGGAATTCAAGAATTAGGAAAATTGCATCGCGAGTTCAAAAAGGATGAAAAACTAAACTTAATGCACATTGCCATTTGTCGTTTGTTAGAACCGTATGGCTATTATGAATTTGAATTTTTTGACGACGAAGGCTGGCCGCATTACAAAGTAAAAGAAGAATTACCGCCATTAAAAGCGGGGGAGCAATCGGTCTTGATGAAAGAAGCGATCGTGAATTATTTCATTGAAAGAGAGTTGATTAAGTAAGAGCGATCAGTAATTAGTGAATGGTAATTAGTCCCAATTTAATCCGAATCACGAATTACGAATCACGAATCACCAAGCCAGGTTTTAGTTTTCACTAAAAAAATGTAATTTTGCACCTTTACCAATAGACGGATGATAGACAAGATAAAAGAATATATTAGCGAAGCACAAGGATTTTCTTCCCAAGATCCAGCAGAACTAGAAGCTTTCCGAATTAAATTTTTAGGAAGTAAGGGACTTTTAAAAGAGTTGTTTGCTGAATTTAAAAATGTTCCTAACGAACAGAAAAAAGAATTTGGACAAGTAATTAATTTATTGAAAACCTCTGCCGAAGACAAAGTAAAATCTATCCAAGAAGCCCTAGAAAGCAAAGAAGAAAGCAAAGGATTTTATGGCGATTTAACTCGTGCTGCAGAACCCGTTTTGATTGGGTCTCGTCATCCCATTTCCATAGTTAAGAATCAAATTATTGATATATTTTCAACCATAGGTTTCAATGTGTCTGAAGGCCCAGAGATCGAGGACGATTGGCACAATTTTACTGCTTTGAACTTGCCCGAATACCATCCGGCTCGTGACATGCAGGACACCTTTTTTATTCAAACCAATCCTGATATTTTGTTGCGTACTCACACTTCATCAGTACAAGTGCGTTATATGGAAAATAACAAACCGCCCATTAGAACCATTTCTCCTGGACGTGTTTTTCGTAACGAAGCGGTTTCGTCACGTTCGCACTGCATTTTCCATCAAGTGGAAGGATTGTATATTGACAAAGACGTTTCTTTTGCCGACTTGAAACAAACCTTATTGTATTTCACCAAAGAGATGTTTGGCAAGTCAAAAATTCGGTTGAGACCGTCTTATTTTCCTTTTACAGAACCAAGTGCTGAGATTGACATTTATTGGGGCCTAAAAACCGAAACCGATTACCGTATTACAAAAGGAACCGGTTGGTTAGAAATTGGGGGTTGCGGAATGGTAGACCCTAACGTTTTGAAAAACTGCGGAATTGATCCAGAAGAATACAATGGTTTTGCTTTCGGAATGGGAGTAGAGCGTATTGCGATGTTGTTGTATCAAATTGGAGACATCCGAATGTTCTATGAAAACGATGTTCGTTTCTTAGAACAATTTAAATCACTAGTATAATTATTAATCACCCTTTTTGAAGTAACTTTAGAAAGGGTTTTTTACAATATGAAGAAAGATATTATCATTCCCGAAGTTGAAAATGTTTTCATGGCAGTCGTTCAAGAATGGAGCGATGAGTTCATGGAAAAAGTGTGGTATGCTTATTTGGTAAACGATTCTGATTTCCAACTAGACGGAGTCATGGTCGTTTCTAAAGCATTTGGAACCATTGACGGAGAGATGAAAAAAACGTCGCTTTTGCGTCATGCATTTGCAGAAATTCCTGAGGTTTCTGTGGCCAAAATCGAATTGATTGAAAAAAGTGTTTTGGCGCTGAACAATGAATTTATGGTCACTTTTTTTATCGGAAACACCTTGTATGACAAGAAATTTATTTTTAAAGCCAATTCGATTCAAGAAACCAATCAAGAAGAAGTACCCATTTTATTTGTAGATGGCGTAATTGTTCGGTAATTATTTACCTTCTCTGCGTTTTTTAGCGGTCCAGCTCGAGTAGCCCAACACAAAAATTCCAAATACAATATAACCAACGGCTCTAAAATAGTAGCCGTTATCAGCTAATTGGGTGGCTAATGGTGTTGTGCCAGACAAGTACCATGTAGAAAAACCGATCATAAATAGTCCCCAAAAAACACCTGTTTTAACCTGATATTTCCATCTTTCGCTCATAATTATCGTATTTAATCCAATTGATCTGTCAAATTTTTGAATACTTTTTTAGCATTTTTACCTTCATACAAAATGCTATACACGGCATCAATTATTGGTGTGCTGGCTCCATATCCCTGATTCAATTGATAGGCACTTTTAGTAGCATAATAGCCTTCGGCTACCATACTCATTTCCATCATAGCACTTTTTACCGTATAGCCTTTTCCAATCATATTTCCGAACATCCTGTTTCTAGAAAAAACAGAATACCCTGTAACCAATAAATCGCCCAAGTAAGCCGAATCATTGATGTTACGTTTCATTTTGTGTACTTTTTTGATGAATTTTTTCATCTCGCGAATGGCATTACTCATCAATACCGATTGAAAGTTGTCGCCATAGCCTAAGCCATGAGCTATTCCTGCCGCGACGGCGTAAATGTTTTTTAACATGGCCGCATATTCGGTACCAATGATGTCATCGGTTATTTTAGTTTTGATGTAATTGCTGGATAAATTGGCAGCTACATAGGCCGCTTTTTCAGCATCTCCACATGCGATGGTTAGATACGAAAGGCGTTCTAATGCCACTTCTTCTGCATGACAAGGGCCAGTAATTACGCCAATGTTATCATAAGGAATGTTGTAATTAACATGGAAGTGTTCGCCTACAATTAAACTAGTTTCAGGAACAATTCCTTTAATGGCAGAGAAAATAATTTTGTTTTCCAGCGAAGTTGTCAAATTGGCCAATTCAGTTTCCAAAAAAGCGGAAGGAATAGCAAAAATGAGATAATCGGCAAAAGCAACCGCTTCGTTAATATCGTGAGTTAATCGTAACTTATTGGTATCAAACTCCACCGAACTTAAGTAATTCGGATTGTGTTTTTCTACTTTGATATGTTCAATTGCAGCTTCGTTTCGCATGTACCAAGCAATCTCTTGGACATTAGCGCACAGCATTTTAGCAATGGCGGTAGCCCAACTACCTCCACCAATAACTGCAAATTTTAAATTTTCGGCCATTTTGTATTTTGGATTTAATCAAAAGTAGGTAAAAAAAATAAAAAACACCAATTTATTCCTTTTGGCATACTCAGGATTTGTGGGCTTTAGCAATAAAAAAATTAAATTCCCGTTACTTTTTTCACCCCAACACACAATAAAAAAACACTAGTTAACGTTGTAAACTATTATTAATGAAGTTTTTATAGTTACAATGCATTTTGAGTTAGTTAGTTTTGTTTTTGTATTTTAAAAAGGCGTCCCACCAAAGTTAGTAGAACGCCTTTTTTTATTGCTTATTAATAACTTAATTCGACTATTTCTCGTAGTTTTTCTAAAGTAATATTTTGTCTTTCTCCTAAAGCTTTCCAACCTCTTTCTTCAAATCGGTTG
This sequence is a window from Flavobacterium ammoniigenes. Protein-coding genes within it:
- the pheS gene encoding phenylalanine--tRNA ligase subunit alpha; this encodes MIDKIKEYISEAQGFSSQDPAELEAFRIKFLGSKGLLKELFAEFKNVPNEQKKEFGQVINLLKTSAEDKVKSIQEALESKEESKGFYGDLTRAAEPVLIGSRHPISIVKNQIIDIFSTIGFNVSEGPEIEDDWHNFTALNLPEYHPARDMQDTFFIQTNPDILLRTHTSSVQVRYMENNKPPIRTISPGRVFRNEAVSSRSHCIFHQVEGLYIDKDVSFADLKQTLLYFTKEMFGKSKIRLRPSYFPFTEPSAEIDIYWGLKTETDYRITKGTGWLEIGGCGMVDPNVLKNCGIDPEEYNGFAFGMGVERIAMLLYQIGDIRMFYENDVRFLEQFKSLV
- a CDS encoding CvpA family protein, whose translation is MGFLDIIIGALLVYAAFKGIQNGLFVELASFFSLIVGIYLAFQFSSMAKTALAGVLKWNPYTIQIIAFIGTFLVVIISVSLAGKFLTKFASFAYLGWINKAGGGFFRVLKTVLIVSILFSVFEKINYNHFLAKKETLDRSIFFNPIQKTADFVFPSIQKLYQKATAK
- a CDS encoding tetratricopeptide repeat protein, which encodes MKHLVYIIVFITSFGFAQSGFEKGNVLYQKGQYEQAIQAYESVLDSHQQSAELYFNLGNCYYKLHQVAPSIYNYEKALVLSPDDVDITNNLKFAHKLTIDEVKEVPKVGFAKLLRDFTGMYHFNTWACISIVFGFLFLGFFIGYYFSPATLYKRIFFIGMFLWLIFLFLSIGAGIFEKNHFINERPAIVFAEVSEVKSEPQKGSPATFILHEGTKVFVEETLGKWKKIELTDGTEGWIENEAIREVK
- a CDS encoding NAD(P)H-dependent glycerol-3-phosphate dehydrogenase; its protein translation is MAENLKFAVIGGGSWATAIAKMLCANVQEIAWYMRNEAAIEHIKVEKHNPNYLSSVEFDTNKLRLTHDINEAVAFADYLIFAIPSAFLETELANLTTSLENKIIFSAIKGIVPETSLIVGEHFHVNYNIPYDNIGVITGPCHAEEVALERLSYLTIACGDAEKAAYVAANLSSNYIKTKITDDIIGTEYAAMLKNIYAVAAGIAHGLGYGDNFQSVLMSNAIREMKKFIKKVHKMKRNINDSAYLGDLLVTGYSVFSRNRMFGNMIGKGYTVKSAMMEMSMVAEGYYATKSAYQLNQGYGASTPIIDAVYSILYEGKNAKKVFKNLTDQLD